The following proteins are co-located in the Desulfoscipio sp. XC116 genome:
- the cysK gene encoding cysteine synthase A, protein MSIIFDNVLELVGHTPVVRLNKVTDGCAAQILAKLEMLNPSGSAKARAALGMIIAAEKAGKIQPGTVIVEPTSGNQGIALAMVGAVKGYRVIVVMPDSMSKERKLLARAYGAEVVLTPAAEDVNGAVQKAREMVKQIPGAWMPDQFTNPDNPAFHAHTTAGEILEQVEGGIDAYVAGVGTGGTLTGVARVLKERYAQIKIYAVEPQKSAVISGGKPGRHGIQGIGDGFVPANLDLELVDAPFAVSDEDAFNMTRRLAREEGLLVGFSGGAAVFAAVAVGRELGPGKTVLTILPDTGERYLSTPVFEA, encoded by the coding sequence GTGAGCATAATTTTTGACAATGTCCTGGAACTGGTGGGGCATACTCCCGTGGTGAGACTTAACAAGGTAACTGATGGCTGTGCCGCGCAAATACTGGCCAAGCTTGAAATGCTCAATCCCAGCGGCAGTGCCAAGGCCAGAGCTGCGTTAGGTATGATTATCGCTGCGGAAAAAGCGGGAAAAATTCAGCCGGGAACGGTAATTGTAGAGCCCACCAGCGGCAACCAGGGCATTGCCTTGGCCATGGTAGGCGCGGTAAAAGGGTACCGGGTGATTGTGGTAATGCCTGATTCAATGAGTAAAGAAAGAAAGCTGCTGGCCCGTGCTTATGGAGCGGAGGTAGTACTGACACCTGCCGCCGAGGATGTGAACGGGGCCGTACAAAAGGCCCGGGAAATGGTTAAACAGATACCCGGGGCCTGGATGCCCGATCAGTTTACCAACCCGGATAATCCGGCGTTCCATGCGCATACTACGGCCGGAGAAATATTGGAGCAGGTGGAAGGCGGCATAGACGCTTACGTGGCCGGCGTGGGTACCGGCGGCACTTTGACCGGAGTAGCCCGGGTGCTGAAAGAAAGATATGCGCAAATTAAGATCTACGCCGTAGAGCCCCAAAAGTCAGCGGTGATATCCGGAGGCAAGCCGGGAAGACACGGTATTCAAGGTATCGGGGATGGTTTCGTGCCCGCCAACCTGGACCTGGAATTGGTGGATGCGCCCTTTGCCGTATCCGATGAAGATGCGTTTAATATGACCAGGCGTCTGGCCCGGGAAGAAGGCTTGCTGGTGGGCTTTTCAGGCGGTGCCGCCGTGTTTGCGGCGGTGGCTGTGGGCCGGGAGCTGGGGCCGGGTAAAACAGTGCTTACAATTTTACCGGACACCGGCGAGCGTTACTTAAGCACCCCGGTTTTCGAGGCCTAA
- a CDS encoding MarR family transcriptional regulator yields the protein MSKNESNDAYLAIRTIIELTRTYDTLEDIMGRHFARFGLSQPKFNAMMQMRQAGGRGLALSELGERMLVTRANITGLIDRMERDGLVIREADPKDRRVYRARLTAKASNLLDNILPIHADFTRRVMSVLSIPEKTQLTELLQKLRMEMEKI from the coding sequence TTGTCTAAAAACGAGTCCAACGATGCTTATTTGGCAATTCGGACCATCATTGAACTTACCAGGACATACGATACGCTGGAGGATATAATGGGCCGGCATTTCGCTCGCTTTGGGTTGTCCCAGCCCAAGTTTAACGCTATGATGCAAATGCGCCAGGCAGGTGGCCGGGGTCTGGCTCTGTCCGAGCTGGGTGAGCGCATGCTGGTAACCAGGGCCAACATCACCGGTCTAATCGACCGCATGGAAAGAGATGGCCTGGTTATACGGGAAGCCGACCCTAAAGACCGGCGCGTGTACCGGGCCAGACTCACAGCCAAGGCATCAAACTTACTGGATAACATACTGCCGATACATGCGGATTTTACCCGCCGGGTTATGTCGGTTTTAAGCATACCCGAAAAAACACAGTTAACCGAGTTGCTGCAAAAACTGCGCATGGAAATGGAAAAGATATAA
- the coaBC gene encoding bifunctional phosphopantothenoylcysteine decarboxylase/phosphopantothenate--cysteine ligase CoaBC: MLAGKYFVIGVTGGIAAYRALDLVSGLVKAGAEVHVIMTAGAQQFVKPLAFEAISGHRVHFDTFETPPGWRYPHLELARRADMALIVPATANILAKLACGLADDLLTTAVLAMVCPVLICPAMNVYMYRNRAVQDNLSRLRRIGFKVVEPAVGRQACGDEGPGRLADVAVILEQIRMMFEPKKDLLPSTVLVTAGGTREPIDPVRYISNRSSGKMGYALAETAANRGAEVYLVSAPTRLAVPAGVHIINVETARQMYRAVMELYPRVDVVIKAAAVADYRPRVAAEQKIKKNDDDLVLELEKNPDILMELGKQKKHQLLVGFAAETEDLIKHAQAKINKKNLDMLVANDVTRPGAGFGSDTNVVNILYPDGTVEPLPLMDKLTLSEVIWDKVQQLKAGKKIDAAD; encoded by the coding sequence ATGCTTGCGGGTAAGTATTTTGTTATTGGAGTTACCGGCGGAATTGCCGCTTACCGTGCCCTGGATTTGGTAAGCGGCCTGGTTAAGGCCGGCGCCGAGGTGCACGTAATAATGACTGCCGGGGCGCAGCAATTCGTAAAGCCTCTGGCGTTTGAAGCCATATCGGGCCACCGCGTGCACTTCGATACCTTTGAAACGCCGCCGGGTTGGCGCTACCCGCACCTGGAACTGGCCCGACGGGCTGATATGGCACTGATAGTGCCGGCTACCGCCAATATTTTGGCCAAACTTGCCTGCGGGCTGGCCGATGATTTGCTTACTACCGCGGTACTGGCTATGGTTTGTCCCGTACTGATCTGTCCGGCTATGAATGTGTACATGTACCGCAACCGGGCGGTACAGGACAATCTGAGCCGACTGCGCCGGATAGGCTTTAAGGTGGTGGAGCCGGCTGTGGGGCGTCAGGCCTGCGGGGATGAGGGGCCGGGACGTCTGGCGGATGTGGCGGTGATTTTAGAACAAATCCGGATGATGTTTGAACCGAAAAAAGATTTGCTGCCCAGCACGGTTTTGGTTACCGCCGGGGGCACGCGGGAGCCGATTGACCCGGTAAGATATATCAGCAATCGCAGTTCGGGCAAAATGGGCTATGCATTGGCTGAAACGGCTGCCAACAGGGGGGCCGAAGTTTACCTGGTATCCGCTCCTACCCGGCTGGCGGTGCCCGCCGGGGTACATATAATTAATGTGGAAACAGCACGGCAAATGTACCGGGCGGTCATGGAACTGTATCCCCGGGTGGATGTGGTAATAAAGGCGGCCGCTGTTGCCGATTATCGTCCCCGGGTGGCGGCCGAACAAAAGATTAAAAAGAATGATGACGATTTAGTGCTGGAGCTGGAAAAAAACCCGGATATTTTAATGGAGCTGGGCAAACAAAAAAAACACCAGCTGCTGGTGGGCTTTGCTGCTGAGACCGAGGATTTAATAAAGCATGCCCAAGCCAAAATAAATAAAAAGAATTTGGATATGCTGGTGGCCAACGACGTCACCAGGCCGGGGGCCGGGTTCGGTTCCGATACCAATGTGGTAAATATCTTATATCCGGACGGAACGGTGGAACCGCTGCCGCTTATGGACAAGTTAACCCTGAGTGAGGTTATTTGGGATAAAGTGCAACAATTAAAGGCAGGTAAAAAAATAGACGCAGCAGACTAA
- the rpoZ gene encoding DNA-directed RNA polymerase subunit omega, producing MNKPSLDNLMDKVDSRYTLVVISAKRARQITEIALQQDQEEGPWITGKPVSAALHEVVRGNVTYRRTKQGIK from the coding sequence ATGAATAAACCTTCTCTGGACAATTTAATGGATAAGGTGGATAGCCGGTATACCCTGGTGGTAATATCGGCCAAGCGGGCGCGTCAAATAACTGAAATAGCTTTACAGCAAGATCAGGAGGAAGGACCCTGGATCACCGGTAAGCCTGTTTCGGCGGCGTTGCATGAAGTTGTCCGGGGGAATGTAACGTACCGGAGAACCAAACAGGGTATTAAATAA
- the gmk gene encoding guanylate kinase, with translation MKTRGNLIVISGPSGSGKGTVCQGLFRKLDNLHLSVSATTRKPRGGEKHGVDYYFSAREQFESMIAGDQLLEWANVYGNYYGTPRQPVLDAVNSGLDVILEIDVQGALHVKSKYSDCVLIFLIPPSRAELAMRLKNRATDSNGEIEHRLQWAEREIKEVRKYDYLVINDDLTAATQKVCAIITAERCRAGLFDIDLLLQSY, from the coding sequence ATGAAAACCAGGGGAAATTTAATAGTGATATCCGGTCCGTCCGGGTCCGGCAAGGGGACGGTTTGTCAGGGCCTTTTCAGAAAGTTGGATAATTTGCATCTTTCCGTTTCGGCGACGACCAGAAAACCTCGGGGTGGGGAAAAACATGGCGTTGATTATTATTTTTCAGCCCGGGAGCAATTTGAGTCGATGATTGCCGGAGATCAATTACTCGAATGGGCCAATGTATACGGAAATTACTATGGGACACCTCGGCAGCCTGTGCTGGATGCTGTCAATAGCGGTCTGGACGTTATTTTGGAAATTGACGTGCAGGGTGCGCTGCACGTTAAAAGTAAATATTCCGATTGCGTGCTGATTTTTTTAATCCCGCCGTCCCGGGCTGAGCTGGCCATGCGTTTGAAGAACAGGGCTACGGACAGCAACGGGGAAATTGAGCACCGGCTGCAGTGGGCGGAAAGGGAGATAAAAGAAGTACGCAAATACGATTATCTGGTTATTAACGACGACCTGACTGCCGCCACCCAAAAGGTGTGTGCGATCATCACCGCCGAGAGATGTCGTGCCGGGCTTTTTGATATTGACCTGCTTTTGCAAAGCTATTAA
- a CDS encoding DUF370 domain-containing protein codes for MEIKLINIGFGNIVSANRIIAIVSPESAPIKRIITEARDRGMLVDATYGRRTRAVIITDSDHVILSAVQPETVAHRLVNKDSATGNDED; via the coding sequence ATGGAAATAAAATTAATTAATATTGGGTTTGGCAATATTGTTTCGGCCAACCGGATCATCGCTATTGTTAGTCCTGAATCGGCGCCAATTAAGAGAATTATCACCGAGGCCAGGGACAGGGGCATGCTGGTGGATGCTACTTATGGCCGTCGTACCAGGGCGGTTATTATTACGGATAGCGATCACGTCATTCTTTCCGCTGTGCAGCCCGAAACGGTGGCCCACCGTCTGGTTAACAAGGACAGTGCCACGGGAAATGATGAAGATTAA
- a CDS encoding YicC/YloC family endoribonuclease yields the protein MIKSMTGFGRGETNSEISKINIEMKSVNHRYCEIVLRMPRSMNVLEDRIKRVIQQEIARGRVDVYINIIACGRNRATVKVDESLAASYMQAVKELKSKLPLTGEATVTELLQLPGVFSLEEPEEDIEQWWPQLKAALEQARAGLMDMRVKEGQLLAADIKERTGRINAFVDEIARRSPVVVEEYRERLRQRLHDLLESGTPDPARLDAEVVIFAERSSIAEEIVRLKSHLTQLGDCLELSAPVGRKLDFLLQELNREINTIASKASDLAINRTVVEVKSELEKVREQVQNIE from the coding sequence TTGATAAAAAGCATGACCGGGTTCGGACGAGGAGAAACAAATTCGGAAATATCCAAAATAAATATTGAAATGAAGTCGGTAAATCATCGCTATTGTGAAATCGTTCTGCGCATGCCCCGGTCCATGAATGTTCTGGAAGACCGTATCAAGCGGGTAATACAGCAAGAAATTGCCCGTGGCAGGGTGGATGTATATATAAATATAATTGCATGCGGCCGGAACAGAGCAACGGTAAAAGTGGATGAATCTTTGGCCGCTTCCTACATGCAGGCGGTCAAAGAGCTTAAAAGCAAGCTGCCATTGACAGGGGAGGCAACTGTTACGGAATTGTTGCAGTTACCCGGTGTATTTTCTTTGGAAGAGCCTGAAGAAGATATAGAGCAATGGTGGCCCCAGCTTAAGGCGGCCTTGGAGCAGGCCCGGGCGGGATTAATGGATATGCGTGTTAAAGAGGGACAATTATTGGCTGCTGATATCAAGGAAAGAACCGGGCGTATAAACGCGTTTGTTGATGAAATAGCACGGCGCTCTCCGGTGGTGGTGGAGGAATACCGTGAACGGCTGCGTCAGCGGCTGCACGATTTGCTGGAATCCGGAACACCGGACCCGGCCCGGCTGGATGCCGAAGTGGTGATATTTGCCGAGCGATCAAGTATTGCGGAGGAAATTGTGCGACTGAAAAGTCACCTGACGCAGTTGGGTGATTGCCTGGAGCTAAGCGCTCCGGTAGGCAGAAAATTGGATTTTTTACTTCAGGAACTAAACCGTGAAATTAATACAATCGCCTCTAAAGCTTCAGATTTGGCTATCAACCGTACGGTTGTGGAAGTTAAAAGCGAATTGGAAAAGGTAAGGGAACAAGTTCAGAATATTGAATAA
- a CDS encoding pyridoxal phosphate-dependent aminotransferase: MKLAERAQNISPSPTLSIDAQAKKMMAGGIKVINFGVGEPDFDTPENIKQAAVKAIADGMTKYTPVAGIEPLRKAIVKKLSDDNGLRYEPGQIVVSAGAKHSLYNAFQVLCQEGDEVILPAPYWVSYLEQIKLTGAKSVIVPTTVENSFKLTPAQLQSAITPNSRLIILNSPSNPTGAVYTGDELAALGEVLEKNNIAIISDEIYEKLIYDGGEHVSIASLSPGLKDLTVVINGVSKSYAMTGWRIGYAAAPQPVAKAMADLQSHSTSNPTSIAQAASLEALSGTQEPVRQMVAEFVKRRDYMVERLSAIPGVKCNRPGGAFYVFPEIKPLLGKSYAGVTINGAADLAGVLLEKEHVAIVPGVAFGDDTCFRLSYATSMDNIRAGLDLIEKVFKELQ; the protein is encoded by the coding sequence ATGAAACTTGCTGAGCGGGCTCAAAATATAAGCCCTTCCCCCACTTTGTCCATTGATGCCCAGGCCAAGAAAATGATGGCCGGAGGAATTAAAGTAATTAACTTTGGGGTTGGCGAGCCGGATTTCGATACACCGGAAAATATTAAGCAGGCCGCGGTAAAGGCTATTGCCGATGGTATGACCAAATATACCCCGGTGGCCGGTATTGAGCCTTTGCGTAAGGCTATAGTCAAAAAGCTGTCTGATGATAACGGACTGCGATATGAACCCGGGCAGATAGTAGTCTCCGCCGGGGCCAAGCATTCACTTTATAATGCTTTTCAGGTGCTGTGCCAGGAAGGGGACGAGGTAATTTTGCCGGCTCCTTACTGGGTGAGCTATCTGGAACAAATAAAATTGACGGGGGCTAAATCGGTAATTGTACCCACAACGGTGGAAAACAGCTTTAAGCTGACACCTGCACAATTGCAAAGCGCCATCACCCCCAACAGCAGGTTGATAATACTAAACAGTCCCAGCAACCCCACTGGCGCGGTGTATACCGGGGATGAGCTGGCGGCCCTGGGAGAAGTGCTGGAAAAAAACAATATAGCCATTATTTCCGATGAAATATATGAAAAGTTAATTTATGACGGCGGCGAGCATGTCAGTATTGCTTCTTTAAGCCCGGGATTGAAAGATTTGACAGTGGTAATCAACGGGGTTTCCAAATCCTATGCCATGACCGGGTGGCGTATTGGTTATGCTGCCGCGCCGCAGCCGGTGGCCAAGGCTATGGCGGATTTGCAGAGTCACTCAACATCCAACCCGACTTCCATAGCTCAGGCGGCCAGCCTGGAAGCGCTTAGCGGTACTCAGGAACCCGTGCGGCAGATGGTAGCCGAGTTTGTCAAGCGGCGGGATTACATGGTGGAAAGATTAAGTGCTATACCCGGCGTCAAGTGCAATCGCCCGGGCGGGGCATTTTATGTTTTCCCGGAAATCAAGCCGCTGCTGGGCAAAAGTTATGCCGGTGTGACTATAAACGGTGCCGCCGACCTGGCCGGGGTGCTTTTGGAAAAAGAGCACGTGGCTATTGTGCCTGGTGTGGCCTTTGGTGATGACACCTGCTTCCGTCTCTCTTATGCCACTTCTATGGATAATATCCGCGCGGGGCTGGATCTCATTGAAAAGGTGTTTAAAGAGCTGCAGTAG
- a CDS encoding LL-diaminopimelate aminotransferase, producing MQFEQAQRIKNLPPYLFARIEKLIDEKRAAGVDVISLGIGDPDMPTPGYIIEELQKQAENRVNHQYPSSVGLPAYRQAVARWYGNRFGVELDAASEVVSLIGSKEGIAHISFCYLNPGDVVLVPDPGYPVYAGGAILAGAEPYYMPLTAEKGFLPDLSAIPAAVARRAKMMFINYPNNPTGAVADEEFYRQVISFAREYNILVCHDAAYSEMAYDGYKPLSFLQFPGAKEVGIEFHSVSKTYNMTGWRIGWAAGHAQVVEALGRLKSNIDSGQFQAVQYAAIQGLTGPRDAVLQMQKVYQERRDILVDALNSMGWQLEKPRATFYVWAPVPAGHTSESFAELVLDKAGVVITPGTGYGANGAGFCRIALTVEKERMMEALERMKKNIGTVKF from the coding sequence TTGCAATTTGAACAGGCCCAAAGGATTAAAAATTTGCCGCCTTACTTGTTCGCCCGTATCGAAAAATTAATTGACGAAAAGCGGGCGGCGGGAGTGGATGTTATTAGCCTGGGTATTGGCGATCCCGATATGCCCACTCCCGGTTACATTATAGAAGAGTTGCAAAAACAGGCTGAGAACCGGGTTAACCACCAATATCCTTCTTCGGTGGGTCTGCCGGCTTACCGGCAGGCCGTGGCCCGTTGGTATGGCAATCGGTTTGGCGTGGAGCTTGACGCGGCTAGTGAAGTTGTTTCCCTTATCGGTTCCAAAGAGGGAATTGCGCACATATCATTTTGCTATTTGAACCCCGGCGATGTTGTTTTAGTGCCCGATCCGGGGTACCCGGTGTATGCCGGCGGCGCCATCCTGGCCGGCGCCGAGCCGTATTACATGCCTTTGACGGCGGAAAAGGGCTTTTTGCCTGATTTAAGTGCTATTCCCGCCGCTGTGGCTCGCCGGGCCAAAATGATGTTTATCAATTATCCCAATAATCCCACCGGTGCTGTAGCGGACGAGGAATTTTACCGGCAAGTTATCTCTTTTGCCAGGGAATATAATATTTTAGTTTGCCACGATGCCGCTTATTCGGAAATGGCGTATGACGGCTATAAGCCGCTCAGCTTTTTGCAGTTTCCCGGTGCCAAAGAAGTAGGCATTGAGTTTCATTCCGTGTCCAAAACCTACAATATGACCGGATGGCGCATCGGTTGGGCCGCCGGACATGCCCAGGTGGTAGAAGCGTTGGGCAGACTCAAGTCCAATATTGATTCAGGTCAGTTTCAAGCCGTTCAATATGCTGCCATACAGGGTTTGACCGGACCTCGGGATGCCGTGCTGCAGATGCAGAAAGTCTACCAGGAGCGGCGGGATATACTGGTGGACGCCCTGAACAGTATGGGCTGGCAGCTGGAAAAACCCAGGGCTACGTTTTATGTGTGGGCGCCTGTACCCGCCGGGCATACTTCGGAATCTTTTGCCGAGCTTGTATTGGATAAAGCGGGCGTGGTTATCACTCCGGGCACGGGATATGGCGCCAATGGCGCGGGCTTTTGCCGCATTGCGCTGACGGTGGAAAAGGAGCGGATGATGGAAGCGCTGGAGCGGATGAAGAAAAACATCGGTACGGTTAAATTTTAG
- the dapF gene encoding diaminopimelate epimerase, with protein MLFTKVHGLGNDFVLVNVNEEKNLPADLAGLAVKVCHRHFGVGADGLVLIKPGKEADMAMQIINSDGSEAEMCGNAIRCVAKYAYERGIVRKTKMAVETGAGIIVPELVMENDAIKAVRVDMGTPSLEREQIPMTGPAGRVVNEPLAVGGDVFNITTVSMGNPHCVIFVPEVDAVPLGNWGTGVETHPVFPRKTNVEFVQVLNDKEVRMRVWERGAGPTMACGTGACATAVAAVLNGYTGRNVRVHLYAGALDIEWAADNHLYMTGPAEQVFVGDYPIE; from the coding sequence TTGCTTTTTACTAAAGTGCATGGATTGGGCAACGATTTTGTTCTGGTCAACGTAAACGAGGAGAAAAATTTACCCGCGGATTTAGCCGGGCTGGCCGTAAAGGTTTGCCACCGCCATTTCGGGGTGGGCGCGGACGGGCTGGTGCTGATAAAACCGGGTAAAGAGGCCGACATGGCTATGCAGATAATTAATTCCGATGGCAGCGAGGCGGAAATGTGCGGCAACGCTATTCGCTGCGTGGCTAAATATGCTTATGAGCGGGGAATAGTGCGCAAAACTAAAATGGCCGTGGAAACGGGGGCGGGCATCATCGTGCCCGAGCTGGTCATGGAAAATGATGCTATTAAGGCGGTGCGGGTGGATATGGGCACTCCGTCTTTGGAAAGGGAGCAAATCCCCATGACCGGACCGGCGGGCCGGGTAGTCAATGAACCTCTGGCGGTTGGCGGCGATGTTTTCAATATTACCACGGTATCCATGGGTAATCCCCATTGCGTAATTTTCGTGCCGGAGGTTGATGCGGTACCTCTTGGGAATTGGGGCACAGGTGTGGAAACGCATCCGGTTTTTCCCCGTAAAACCAATGTGGAGTTTGTCCAGGTTTTAAATGATAAAGAGGTGCGCATGCGGGTTTGGGAACGCGGCGCCGGACCCACAATGGCCTGCGGCACCGGTGCCTGCGCCACAGCGGTGGCGGCGGTGCTTAACGGATATACCGGCAGAAATGTTAGGGTGCACCTGTACGCCGGGGCACTGGATATAGAGTGGGCGGCGGATAATCACCTATATATGACCGGCCCGGCAGAGCAGGTTTTTGTCGGCGATTATCCAATTGAGTAA
- a CDS encoding calcium-translocating P-type ATPase, SERCA-type: protein MPDIWQTLSAEETALRLEVNTTKGLVDGEARSRLERVGPNMLERGPGVAMWQMLLNQFKDFMVLVLLAATAVSGFLGEWSDAVTISIIVLLNAVLGVAQEYRAERSMEALRELASPEARVIRNRMERKIPAAELVPGDIVLLEAGDRVPADIRLTRTVDLEAVEAVLTGESTPVRKHTRALEKTAGPADAGNMVFMGTALTRGRGQGIVVATGMATEMGQIAGMIQEAEQEPTPLQKRLAQLGRGLVLFCLAVCAMVVVAGVLRGEAVYQMFLTGVSLAVAAIPEGLPAIVTVALAVGVQRMIRKHAIIRRLPAVETLGCATFICSDKTGTLTQNEMTVRRVYLAGRELEVSGEGYDPKGKFTGESAHEGPDFDKLMSLAALCNNATLYKDDISIGGLFRKTRQGKDTSWHIAGDPTEGALLVLAAKAGFWRERLEKKARRLAEIPFDSERKRMTVIYKGAGKIESLVKGAPDVVLELCTHYLREGRPVALDNRTRTAVMKANSSMAENALRVLGLAYRELPVGFNAEQADAKDVERNLVFVGLAGMIDPPRPSAISAVHTCRRAGIRVAMITGDHQLTARAVAREMGIAGWDSRVLTGEQLEQMSDAELAGVAEDVRVYARVSPRHKLRIVRALKGKGHVVAMTGDGVNDAPAVKEADIGIAMGITGTDVTREASAMVLMDDNFTSIVAAVEEGRGIYDNIRKFIRYLLSCNVGEVLVMLLAVLGGMPLPLLPIQILWMNLVTDGLPAMALGLDPIDRDIMRRPPRNPQESVFSHGLGWRIVGSGTVIAVLTLAVFGLAYADGYNLDLARTMAFNTLVFLQLFYVFSCRSEHLSIRELGVTSNPHLVWAVLISAGLQTGVNYLPFLQPIFHTVPLSLHQWLTVIGVALLPAIAGALKGQVGNRLRERVTYLKV, encoded by the coding sequence ATGCCCGATATTTGGCAAACGCTTAGTGCCGAAGAAACGGCTCTGCGCTTAGAAGTGAATACAACCAAGGGTTTAGTTGACGGCGAAGCCCGCAGCCGGTTGGAAAGAGTAGGCCCCAACATGCTGGAAAGGGGCCCCGGTGTAGCCATGTGGCAGATGTTATTAAATCAGTTTAAGGATTTTATGGTTTTAGTCCTGCTGGCAGCCACAGCTGTAAGCGGCTTTTTGGGGGAATGGTCCGATGCCGTTACCATTTCTATTATTGTATTGCTCAATGCCGTATTGGGGGTGGCGCAGGAATATCGGGCCGAGCGTTCCATGGAGGCGCTCAGGGAATTGGCTTCCCCTGAGGCCAGAGTGATTCGAAATCGCATGGAAAGAAAAATACCCGCTGCCGAGCTTGTGCCGGGGGATATAGTTTTACTGGAGGCGGGCGATCGGGTACCGGCGGATATTCGCCTAACCCGGACAGTGGATCTGGAAGCCGTGGAAGCTGTTTTAACGGGGGAATCCACACCTGTGCGCAAACATACTCGCGCGCTGGAAAAAACAGCGGGCCCGGCGGATGCCGGCAACATGGTGTTCATGGGTACGGCGCTGACCAGAGGCCGTGGCCAGGGTATTGTGGTGGCCACGGGTATGGCTACGGAAATGGGACAAATTGCCGGCATGATACAGGAAGCCGAACAGGAGCCTACGCCGCTGCAGAAAAGGCTGGCCCAGTTGGGTCGCGGGCTGGTGCTTTTTTGCCTGGCTGTGTGCGCCATGGTGGTTGTGGCGGGTGTACTGCGCGGTGAGGCAGTTTACCAGATGTTTCTTACCGGTGTCAGCCTGGCGGTGGCGGCTATTCCCGAGGGGCTGCCGGCCATAGTGACTGTAGCTTTGGCTGTCGGGGTGCAGCGCATGATTAGAAAACATGCCATCATAAGACGCTTGCCCGCCGTGGAAACACTGGGCTGTGCCACATTTATTTGTTCCGATAAAACCGGTACCCTGACGCAAAATGAAATGACCGTGCGCCGAGTATACCTGGCCGGCCGGGAATTAGAGGTAAGTGGGGAAGGCTACGACCCCAAGGGTAAGTTTACAGGTGAAAGTGCGCATGAGGGGCCTGATTTTGACAAACTAATGAGCCTGGCAGCCTTATGCAATAATGCCACCTTATATAAGGATGACATTTCTATTGGTGGTTTGTTTAGAAAGACGAGACAGGGTAAAGATACATCATGGCATATTGCGGGCGATCCCACCGAAGGGGCGCTGCTGGTACTGGCGGCTAAGGCGGGTTTCTGGCGGGAGCGTTTGGAAAAAAAGGCGCGGCGCCTGGCGGAGATACCCTTTGATTCGGAACGCAAACGTATGACGGTTATATACAAAGGAGCCGGAAAAATTGAATCCCTGGTCAAAGGGGCGCCCGACGTGGTGCTGGAATTGTGCACCCACTACTTGCGGGAGGGTCGCCCGGTGGCATTGGACAACCGTACACGGACCGCTGTTATGAAAGCCAATTCCTCTATGGCGGAAAACGCTCTGCGTGTACTGGGACTGGCTTATCGCGAGCTGCCGGTTGGGTTTAATGCCGAACAGGCTGATGCGAAAGATGTTGAGCGTAATCTGGTTTTTGTAGGGCTGGCCGGTATGATCGATCCGCCCCGGCCTTCGGCCATCAGCGCGGTTCACACCTGTCGGCGGGCCGGTATCCGGGTGGCTATGATTACCGGTGACCACCAGCTAACCGCCCGGGCCGTAGCCCGTGAAATGGGCATAGCCGGCTGGGATAGCCGGGTGCTCACGGGGGAACAGCTGGAGCAAATGAGTGATGCGGAACTGGCCGGTGTGGCGGAGGATGTACGCGTTTATGCCCGGGTTTCGCCCAGACATAAGCTGCGGATAGTCAGGGCGTTGAAAGGCAAAGGGCATGTGGTGGCCATGACGGGCGACGGGGTCAATGACGCTCCCGCTGTAAAAGAGGCGGATATTGGCATTGCCATGGGCATAACGGGTACCGATGTCACCAGGGAGGCGTCGGCAATGGTGCTTATGGACGATAATTTCACCTCTATTGTGGCAGCGGTGGAAGAAGGACGGGGTATTTACGATAACATCCGCAAATTTATTCGTTACCTGCTTTCCTGCAATGTGGGAGAAGTGTTGGTTATGTTGCTGGCCGTGCTTGGAGGCATGCCGCTGCCGCTTTTACCCATTCAAATACTGTGGATGAACCTGGTTACCGACGGTTTGCCCGCCATGGCGCTGGGGCTTGACCCCATTGATCGTGATATTATGCGCCGTCCGCCTCGGAACCCACAGGAGAGCGTGTTCTCCCACGGACTGGGCTGGAGAATTGTCGGCAGCGGCACGGTTATCGCTGTGTTAACCCTGGCTGTTTTCGGTTTGGCTTACGCTGATGGGTATAACCTGGATCTGGCCCGTACCATGGCGTTTAACACATTGGTGTTTTTACAGCTGTTTTATGTGTTCTCCTGCCGGTCGGAACATCTGAGCATTCGGGAACTGGGAGTAACCTCCAACCCGCATCTGGTATGGGCGGTGCTAATTTCCGCCGGGCTGCAGACGGGAGTTAATTATCTGCCATTTTTGCAACCCATCTTTCACACAGTGCCGCTCAGTCTGCATCAATGGCTGACCGTTATCGGCGTGGCTCTATTGCCTGCCATAGCCGGTGCCCTAAAGGGACAAGTGGGCAATCGGCTGCGGGAAAGAGTGACTTACCTGAAGGTATAA